A section of the Jatrophihabitans sp. genome encodes:
- a CDS encoding TetR/AcrR family transcriptional regulator yields MSPPSQPVKPQRMRGNRPAYTTESLLDVAVTVFTTRGYEGTSMEDLAAAAGLSKSSIYHHVQGKQQLLALALDRALDGLFAVLTQRGATTGPAVDRLTHVIRGTVGVLLDELPYVTLLLRVRGNSPTELAALARRREFDQLVAQLVLQAQQQGDVDPRLDAAIATRLIFGMINSLTEWYRPGRADRVDLPETVVQLVLTGLAPR; encoded by the coding sequence ATGTCACCTCCGAGCCAGCCGGTCAAGCCCCAGCGGATGCGCGGCAACCGACCCGCGTACACCACCGAGAGCCTGCTGGACGTGGCTGTCACGGTATTCACCACTCGGGGCTATGAAGGCACCTCGATGGAGGACCTGGCCGCGGCCGCCGGACTGAGCAAGTCCTCGATCTATCACCACGTGCAGGGAAAGCAGCAACTGCTGGCGCTGGCCCTGGACCGGGCGCTGGACGGGCTGTTCGCGGTGCTGACCCAGCGCGGCGCCACCACCGGGCCGGCGGTGGATCGGTTGACCCATGTCATCCGGGGCACCGTCGGGGTGCTGCTCGACGAGTTGCCCTACGTCACGCTGTTGCTGCGGGTGCGGGGCAACAGCCCCACCGAGCTGGCGGCGCTGGCCCGGCGGCGGGAGTTCGACCAGCTGGTGGCGCAGCTGGTCCTGCAGGCCCAGCAGCAGGGCGACGTCGACCCGCGCTTGGACGCCGCGATCGCCACCCGGCTGATCTTCGGCATGATCAACTCGCTGACCGAGTGGTACCGGCCGGGCCGCGCCGATCGGGTGGACCTGCCCGAGACGGTGGTGCAGCTGGTGCTGACCGGCCTGGCGCCGCGCTGA